Proteins from a genomic interval of Cognatishimia sp. WU-CL00825:
- a CDS encoding ComEC/Rec2 family competence protein, whose protein sequence is MQIFTRIEQALLAQRGHLFLWVPISFGIGIGIYFAVSFEPAPKHHITLVLIAIVLLALRKRLPLGTASVLMAGLVMISGIFWADLRAHLSAAPRLEYRYYGPIQGRVIKIDRSSSSALRLTLDQVILSKMPPDKTPKRVRVSLHGPQDWYRPEPFQWVGMTGHLGPPNGPVEPGGFDFQRHAWFLKLGGLGYTRVPALELRGPPKNLRVLTIRHRLSRSVQSRLDADIGGFAAAVTTGDRSGISQTALKSLRTTNLAHLLAISGLHMGLLASFVFATIRCGFVILPSVALRLPVKKIAAALALVGATGYLLLSGASVATERAYVMAAVALVAVMLERRALSLRAVAMAAMIVLILRPESLFSPGFQMSFAATTALIAVFSALRGRFENAGGRWGRTLLALCVSSFVAGAATAPFAAAHFNQWALYGLPANLLAVPMMGFVVIPAAVLAACLAPLGLEHWGLIIMGWGLEWILGVADFFAGLQGARRAVPTPPSAVLPLISLGSLVLILWRGKLRVSGALPVFLGLWLWFHADRPDVLIAETGGLVGVLSGQGRILSQPKGQGFVAQNWLENDGDDVLQSNAANRGGLRSKNGLFAVDFAGGTLWHIRGKRAAAEFIGCQPQDILVTQQPLKMAPKCLVFDAKKLRTTGALAIRDTAKGVTITSVLDLRGNRPWSSPKQTDKSASDPPQ, encoded by the coding sequence TTGCAGATATTCACCAGGATCGAACAAGCGTTATTGGCCCAACGTGGGCATCTCTTCCTTTGGGTTCCCATCAGTTTTGGCATTGGCATCGGAATTTACTTCGCGGTGTCATTTGAACCTGCGCCAAAGCATCATATCACCTTGGTTTTGATCGCAATCGTATTGCTTGCCTTGCGAAAACGGCTGCCACTCGGAACGGCCTCTGTCCTAATGGCGGGGTTGGTGATGATTTCTGGCATCTTCTGGGCGGATCTTCGCGCCCATTTGAGTGCAGCCCCGCGGCTGGAATATCGCTATTATGGGCCGATTCAGGGGCGGGTTATCAAGATTGATCGGTCCTCCAGTTCGGCCCTGCGCCTGACCTTAGATCAGGTTATTCTAAGCAAAATGCCCCCAGATAAAACACCCAAGCGGGTGCGGGTTTCGCTGCACGGGCCGCAGGACTGGTATAGACCTGAACCGTTTCAATGGGTGGGAATGACGGGCCACCTTGGGCCGCCAAATGGGCCGGTTGAACCTGGCGGTTTTGATTTTCAGCGACACGCCTGGTTTTTGAAACTTGGGGGGCTCGGCTATACCCGTGTCCCGGCTCTTGAATTGCGTGGCCCGCCCAAAAACCTGCGGGTTTTAACCATCAGACACCGGCTGTCCCGGTCAGTTCAATCAAGACTGGATGCTGACATTGGCGGCTTTGCTGCTGCGGTAACGACCGGCGATCGCAGCGGCATTTCGCAAACCGCGTTAAAGTCGCTACGCACCACAAATCTGGCACATCTTTTGGCCATTTCCGGGCTTCATATGGGGCTGCTCGCCAGTTTCGTTTTTGCCACAATACGTTGTGGCTTTGTGATCCTGCCCTCAGTTGCATTGCGATTGCCTGTCAAAAAGATCGCTGCCGCCTTGGCCCTTGTGGGTGCAACGGGCTATTTGCTGCTGTCTGGTGCCAGTGTTGCAACGGAACGCGCTTATGTGATGGCGGCGGTGGCGCTTGTGGCTGTTATGTTAGAGCGCCGTGCCCTGTCGCTGCGCGCGGTGGCTATGGCGGCCATGATCGTTTTGATCTTGCGTCCAGAAAGCCTGTTTTCACCAGGTTTTCAGATGTCCTTTGCGGCAACCACGGCGTTGATCGCGGTGTTTTCTGCTTTGCGGGGGCGTTTTGAGAACGCGGGAGGCCGCTGGGGGCGCACGCTATTGGCATTATGTGTTTCGTCTTTTGTGGCGGGTGCAGCCACCGCACCGTTTGCTGCCGCGCATTTCAATCAATGGGCGCTTTACGGCCTGCCTGCCAATCTATTGGCCGTGCCGATGATGGGGTTTGTGGTCATTCCGGCAGCAGTTCTAGCGGCCTGCCTGGCCCCCTTGGGGCTTGAGCATTGGGGGCTGATTATCATGGGATGGGGGCTTGAATGGATCCTGGGTGTGGCTGACTTTTTTGCCGGCCTTCAGGGGGCACGCCGCGCCGTTCCCACCCCACCAAGCGCCGTGTTGCCTTTGATTTCATTGGGATCTTTGGTGTTGATCCTTTGGCGCGGAAAGCTTCGTGTTTCCGGTGCCTTACCGGTTTTTCTGGGTCTTTGGCTGTGGTTTCACGCCGACCGTCCCGATGTGTTGATTGCGGAAACGGGGGGCCTGGTTGGTGTATTGTCTGGACAGGGGCGCATTCTTAGCCAGCCAAAGGGGCAGGGGTTTGTGGCTCAAAACTGGTTAGAGAACGATGGCGACGATGTGTTGCAGAGCAATGCGGCCAATCGTGGTGGCTTGCGATCCAAAAACGGTTTGTTTGCGGTGGATTTTGCCGGCGGCACCCTATGGCATATTCGCGGCAAACGCGCCGCTGCGGAATTTATCGGATGTCAGCCTCAAGACATTCTTGTGACCCAGCAACCTCTGAAAATGGCGCCGAAGTGTTTGGTGTTTGATGCCAAAAAACTGCGTACAACCGGGGCATTGGCCATTAGAGATACGGCAAAGGGAGTCACCATTACCTCAGTTTTAGATCTCAGGGGCAATCGCCCGTGGTCCTCACCAAAACAAACGGATAAATCCGCAAGCGATCCGCCTCAATAG